In Deltaproteobacteria bacterium, the sequence ATCCCGTTCGGCAGCGACAACCACGCCGACCAGGGCTTCACCCGCGAGATCGACGAGCACGTCAGCGGCGTGGGCACCATCGCCACTTTGATGAACCTGCTCGAGAGCAACGGCCTGCAGGACAATGTCACGTTCGCGTCGATGAACGTCTTCGGCCGCACGCTGAAGAAGACCGGCACCAAGGGCCGCACGCATCACTCGCGCCACCACTGCACGATGATGATCGGCCGCAACGTCAATGGCAGCGTCATCGGCGGCATCAAGGCCGCCGGCGACGACTTCGACGCCCGCCCGATCGACAGCATGACCGGCGCAGCCTCGGACGGCGGCGACATCTCCTACGAGGAGGGTCTGCCGTCGGTCGCAAAGACGATGGGCGCGGCGCTGGGCCTGACCGACGCGACGCTCGACTACGAGATCCTGAAGGGCAAGGTCATCACCGCCGCGCTCGCCGACGCGTAGCGCGGCGGGGTCGGCCGCGGCCACGGCCGTGGCCCTGCTGCCGCGGGTACGCCAGTACTCGCCGTGCATTCGCACCGGCCTCGACGCCGGTTGCGTGCGCGTGCGATGCTCGTCGACGATGGACATCCGGCATCCGGCATCCGGCATCCGGCATCCGGCATCCGGCATCCGGCATCCGGCATCCGGCCTCCGGCATCGTGAGGTGCGGCTTGGGTGAGCGCCGCGATCGGATTCAGCGGTGCGGTTCGAAGGTCACCGCGACGTTGACGCTCGGGCTACTCGCCTGCGGCCCCGTCAAGGGCGACGGCACCGGCTCGGCGTCGGCCGAGGGTACCAGCACCGATGCGACGGCGAGTTCGACGTCGGCTGCGAGCATGACGTCGACATCGACCTCCGTGGGCGGGAGTTCGGATGGTTCATCGACCGCAGGACCGGGCGCCTGCCCCGACAATGTTGCGAACGAGCCGTTCTGCTATCGGAAATTCTCGCTCCCCTCGAACGGCGAGCTCGGGGACGGGCCGATGGCCCCCGAGCGGGCGCAACCGGCTCGAGCCGGTCACTTCGGTTCCGACGGCGAACTCGCGTTTCTGCTTTCTGGCCAGCAGGCCGGGAGCCCCATGGCTCTGGCAGTCTGGAACGGTTCGGGATTCGACGTGCGGCCGTGGGGCGTCGTGCCCAGCCTCGACTTCTGGCGGGGTCGATGGCCCGCAAAGATGTTCGATGGGATCCACTCGGACCTGGTGGTGGGCGCCTATGAAGGTGGCGAGTGGACGCTCGCGGTTGCTCCGTGGCGTCCAGACGGGCCTGGAGGGCCGGTTGTCGTCGAGGCCCCAAGTCCGAACTACGTCGCACGGCTTTTCGACCCAATGACAGTCGTCGATGTGAACGGGGACGGGCTCGATGAAATTGCCGTCTACGTGCAGCCCGGGGTGCATCGACTGGTGCAGAGCCTGGACGGGACACCATCGTTCTCTGGTGGCGAACTCACACACTCGGGCGCATGCGGGGGCGGAGAGGCTGGCATCGGCGCCGGCCAGATGGACGGCGATGGTCTGATTGATGTCGCGGCCATTGGGTTCTGCGAAGTGAGAAATCTCGGTGGTGTATTCGCATTCTCGGCTGAATGGGGCGACGGCACGGGAGGCTTCGCTGCCGAGGGTGTCCAGTTTCCGGCAGCATCGCCCAATGCTTGGCTCGGCATGGGCGACTTCGACGGCGATGGCTTTGCCGACGTCCTCACGGCATCAGAGGACGGCTCGACCTACTACGAGTCCTATCTCTACTTTCATCGCTCGCGCGGCGACCGCACATTCGACGCCCCCCTCAAAATCTGGACCGACATCGATCCGCCCGGCAGCTTCACCCCCCCTTATGTGGCGCCTTTGGCCGCCGCTACGAGTTTGGTACTTGGAGACGTCGACGGCGACGGCACGGACGATGTCGTATTCCAGAGATTTATGGTCGCCGTCGTACAGGTCACACATGCCACCCAGTATCTCGAGATGTTCGACATCGACTGGGACCAGGAGAACAGACAGATCGTATCGGCGTACGATCTAAACGAGGACGGTCGGCTCGACTTCCTCGTCTGGGATGCCATCGAGGGCGCCTACGCACTGATGTCCTCCGCGTAGGCCTTCCGCGCGCGTATTCTTCTACCCGTCACTTCCGTCCTCAGTAGCGAGTCCGCTCTCGCTGGTGACAAGCTACGCCAAGGCCGGCAATAGAACGCGAAGACCAGCACCATTTTCAATCATCTGCCGCAGGCGCGATTCCGGCCCGGAAGGTTGTAGACGCACATGCTCATTGCCGCGATCGTCCGCGACGCGCGCGGGGCCACCACCACCGTGCGCAAGTCGATCGCCTGCCTGTGAGCCCGCGACGGCTCCCGCCCTCGCGCCCGCGGCAATCGCCCTCACCCGTCCGCGAGGTGGCCGAGCTTCGCGACCTTGGTCGCGAGGTAGCGCTCGTTGTGCGGGTTCTTCCCCGCATGCAGCGGCACCCGCTCCACGACCTCCATGTCGAAGCCCGACAGGCCCACGATCTTGCGCGGGTTGTTGGTCAGCAGCTTCAGCCGGCGGACCCCGAGGTGGTGGAGCATCTGTGCGCCCACGCCGTAGTCGCGCAGGTCGGCGGGGAACGACAGCCGCAGGTTCGCCTCGACCGTGTCCACGCCCTGGTCCTGCAGCGCGTACGCGCGGATCTTGTTGAGCAGGCCGATGCCGCGGCCCTCCTGCCGCAGGTACACCAGCACGCCGCGGCCCTCGGCTGCGATCGCGGCCAAGGCCGCGTCGCGCTGGGCTCCGCAGTCGCAGCGCAGCGAGTGCAGCGCGTCGCCGGTGAGGCACTCGCTGTGCATCCGCACCAGCACCGGCGCGCCGTCGTCGATGGTGCCCATCGTCAGCGCCACGTGCTCGGTGTTGGCGAGATCGTCGCGGAAGCCGTGCAGCTCGAACAGCCCCTCGGCCGTCGGCAGCTGCGCGCTCGCGACGTGGTGCACGAAGCGGTCGTGGGCGAGCCGGTACGCGATGAGGTCGGCGATGGTGCCGATCGGGATGTCGTGGGTCTTGGCGAAGGCCATCAGCGCCGGCAGCCGCATCATGGTGCCGTCGTCGTGCATCAGCTCGCTGACCGCCGCGACCGGCTTGCAGCCGGCCAGGCGCGCCAGGTCGACGCCGGCCTCGGTGTGCCCTGCCCGGCGCAGCACGCCGCCGTCGCGGGCCCGCAGCGGGAACACGTGGCCGGGGCGCACGAGGTCCGCCGCGGTCACCTCCGGCTTCACGGTCGTGCGGATCGTCAGCGCGCGATCCTTGGCCGAGATGCCGGTGTCGATGCCGTGGGCGGCCTCGATCGACACGGTGTACGCGGTGCCGCGCTTGGCCGCGTTGTGCTGCACCATCGGCGGCAGCTCGAGGTGATCGGCCAGCTCGTTGGTCATCGCCAGGCAGATGACCCCGCCGGTGTGGCGGATCGTGAACGCGATGTTCTCCGCGGTGACGTGCTCGGCGGCGATGATGATGTCGCCCTCGTTCTCACGGTGCTCGTCGTCGACGAGGATCACGGGCCGACCGGCGCGGAACGCCTCGATCAGCTCAGCGGTGGTGGATAGACCTTCGGCGACCACGTGCGGCGGCAAACTCCTCGGACTCGCGGCAGAGCATGGCCGCTTTGCCGCCCCTGTCAACGCGGCGCGGGCCCGCGCGCACGGCCGACTTTGGTGGGCGCGGGATGTCGTCTACAATCCGCGGCGGCCATGCACTGGGCACCGTCCACGAATTCTTCGCTGCGATCGCAGCGCGCCGGCCGAGCCGCGGTCGCGTGTGCGGTTGCGCTCGGACTCGCTGCGACGCCGCAGCAGGCTGCAGCGATGCAACCCGAGCGCGCGCCGACCACCGCCGCCGCATCCGAGCTCGACGCGACGGCCGCACCCGACGCGACGGCCGAGCCCGACGCGACGGCCGAGCCCGACGCGAGCACGAGCACCGAAACGAGCACGAGCACCGACGCGAGCACGAGCACCGACGCCGCGGCGAGCACCGAGACGACGTCGAAGTCGGCTGCGAAGCCCACCGCTGCACCGCCACCGGCCAAGCCGGTCGACGGCGAGGTCGCGCCCGAGGACGACGCGCCGCCGACGATGACGCGCATGGAGGCCGCCGGCTGGTGGACGCTGTTCGGTGGCGTCGCGACCAGCACGCTCGCCGGTGTGATCGCCGGCCTCGCCGAGCGCCAAGAGGACCGCGCGCTGCGGCTGTCGGTGCGCTACGACCTCGCCACCGGCGCGCAGTCCCGCTACGCGGACGTGCAGGACGAGTACGAAGACACCATCCGCAAGGGTCGCTCGCAGGCCGCCGCCGCGCTCGCGCTGGCGATCCTCGG encodes:
- a CDS encoding VCBS repeat-containing protein, yielding MGERRDRIQRCGSKVTATLTLGLLACGPVKGDGTGSASAEGTSTDATASSTSAASMTSTSTSVGGSSDGSSTAGPGACPDNVANEPFCYRKFSLPSNGELGDGPMAPERAQPARAGHFGSDGELAFLLSGQQAGSPMALAVWNGSGFDVRPWGVVPSLDFWRGRWPAKMFDGIHSDLVVGAYEGGEWTLAVAPWRPDGPGGPVVVEAPSPNYVARLFDPMTVVDVNGDGLDEIAVYVQPGVHRLVQSLDGTPSFSGGELTHSGACGGGEAGIGAGQMDGDGLIDVAAIGFCEVRNLGGVFAFSAEWGDGTGGFAAEGVQFPAASPNAWLGMGDFDGDGFADVLTASEDGSTYYESYLYFHRSRGDRTFDAPLKIWTDIDPPGSFTPPYVAPLAAATSLVLGDVDGDGTDDVVFQRFMVAVVQVTHATQYLEMFDIDWDQENRQIVSAYDLNEDGRLDFLVWDAIEGAYALMSSA
- a CDS encoding bifunctional 3,4-dihydroxy-2-butanone-4-phosphate synthase/GTP cyclohydrolase II, with the translated sequence MVAEGLSTTAELIEAFRAGRPVILVDDEHRENEGDIIIAAEHVTAENIAFTIRHTGGVICLAMTNELADHLELPPMVQHNAAKRGTAYTVSIEAAHGIDTGISAKDRALTIRTTVKPEVTAADLVRPGHVFPLRARDGGVLRRAGHTEAGVDLARLAGCKPVAAVSELMHDDGTMMRLPALMAFAKTHDIPIGTIADLIAYRLAHDRFVHHVASAQLPTAEGLFELHGFRDDLANTEHVALTMGTIDDGAPVLVRMHSECLTGDALHSLRCDCGAQRDAALAAIAAEGRGVLVYLRQEGRGIGLLNKIRAYALQDQGVDTVEANLRLSFPADLRDYGVGAQMLHHLGVRRLKLLTNNPRKIVGLSGFDMEVVERVPLHAGKNPHNERYLATKVAKLGHLADG